Proteins encoded together in one Halococcus agarilyticus window:
- a CDS encoding XdhC family protein: MTDTNWSVPETTVLAAVGDALDAGREAVLATVIDVEGSAYRRPGAKMVIEAGESAGSVTAGCLEDEVRTIAADVRAAGEPRVETFDLTGDDGTWGLGMGCNGIITILLEPVDESHRPVVERVAEGRDVGVVTVVDGDRPRGKRGYYTPEDGFAGDLPEWLRTALAEPTAALLDRGEADTLRIDRDEGSVEVFVDGIEAPPHLVVFGSGPDVGPVVDLAKRAEFRVTVVGFRGAQASTEAFPAADEVLASSPANVESAVEFDPDTYAVVMTHNFVDDRLVLETLLDTPVPYIGLMGPDERFEELLDAFVEDGVTFPEDAFDRIHTPIGLDLGGDSPYRIAYSIVAELLAVANGRTPQHLSDREGPIHDRVDSRTVDDVAPE; the protein is encoded by the coding sequence ATGACCGACACGAACTGGAGCGTTCCCGAGACCACAGTTTTAGCGGCCGTCGGCGACGCGCTCGACGCCGGCCGCGAGGCCGTCCTCGCAACGGTCATCGATGTCGAGGGCAGCGCCTACCGGCGGCCCGGCGCGAAGATGGTGATCGAGGCGGGCGAAAGCGCGGGCTCGGTCACCGCCGGCTGTCTGGAGGACGAGGTCCGCACGATCGCTGCCGACGTCCGCGCGGCCGGCGAGCCACGGGTCGAGACGTTCGATCTCACCGGCGACGACGGAACGTGGGGGCTCGGAATGGGCTGTAACGGGATCATCACGATCCTCCTCGAACCCGTCGACGAGAGCCACCGGCCGGTCGTCGAGCGCGTCGCCGAGGGCAGAGACGTCGGCGTCGTCACGGTCGTCGACGGCGACCGCCCCCGCGGTAAGCGTGGGTACTACACCCCCGAGGATGGGTTTGCGGGCGACCTTCCCGAGTGGCTCCGCACCGCACTCGCCGAGCCGACCGCGGCGTTGCTCGATCGGGGCGAAGCCGACACGCTGCGGATCGACCGCGACGAGGGGAGCGTCGAGGTGTTCGTCGACGGGATCGAGGCCCCGCCACATCTCGTGGTGTTCGGGTCGGGGCCCGACGTCGGGCCGGTCGTCGATCTCGCGAAACGGGCGGAGTTCCGGGTGACGGTGGTCGGTTTTCGGGGTGCACAGGCGAGCACGGAGGCGTTTCCGGCTGCCGACGAAGTGCTCGCGAGTTCACCGGCGAACGTCGAGAGCGCGGTCGAGTTCGATCCCGACACCTACGCGGTCGTGATGACGCACAACTTCGTCGACGATCGGCTGGTGCTCGAAACGCTGCTCGACACGCCGGTGCCCTACATCGGGCTCATGGGACCCGACGAGCGCTTCGAGGAGCTCCTCGACGCGTTCGTCGAGGATGGCGTTACGTTTCCGGAGGACGCTTTCGACCGGATCCACACCCCGATCGGCCTCGACCTCGGCGGTGACTCACCCTACCGGATCGCCTACAGCATCGTCGCCGAACTCCTCGCGGTCGCGAACGGCCGGACGCCCCAGCATCTCTCCGATCGGGAGGGACCGATCCACGACCGGGTCGATTCCAGGACGGTAGACGACGTGGCTCCCGAGTGA
- a CDS encoding VWA domain-containing protein codes for MGDEPRSGGFDALTDSTIDGLGAPETDGTDVPDFVAARDHVRDELVRFARALRRAGVDVPANAATTAARALVVVGFDDRDRVRTALRACLVTDHADRTTFDDLFAEFWRRLTAGLDTGGPAERADDGPDGGFAPLDATAAPGDPERAGEESDEAEEADRDRERWDHGAVVGSGENATDGEAATARYSPSGQRTAVSVPGIANTGLDDVFRGLTDALAELAGRRWGPGDDTPDVRRALRASVGTGGTVVDVPEREHRRTDVRACLLVDVSRSVLDVLDRSFLIGFLRRATAEWRDVRVFFFDEDLREVTDAFDARSSQAALDALDRAETEWGGGTRIGASLAQLRTDSPEAVSRESAVFVLSDGLETDDVDVLEREAARLSRRAGAVFWCNPLAASVEYEPTARGMAAALPYVDGLFAFSGPADLAEMARQLDRRGQHGRIGYEYDPRRIGTNHQPTTHPTS; via the coding sequence ATGGGCGACGAACCGCGATCCGGCGGGTTCGACGCCCTAACCGATTCCACGATCGATGGGCTCGGCGCTCCGGAAACGGACGGTACCGACGTTCCGGATTTCGTCGCCGCGCGCGACCACGTTCGCGACGAACTCGTCCGGTTCGCCCGCGCGCTCCGGCGGGCCGGCGTGGACGTGCCCGCGAACGCGGCGACGACCGCCGCTCGGGCACTGGTCGTGGTCGGGTTCGACGACCGCGACCGCGTGCGGACCGCACTCCGGGCGTGCCTCGTCACCGACCACGCCGATCGGACGACGTTCGACGACCTGTTCGCCGAGTTCTGGCGACGACTGACTGCGGGCCTCGATACCGGTGGGCCGGCGGAGCGAGCCGACGACGGCCCCGACGGTGGGTTCGCCCCACTCGATGCCACGGCGGCCCCGGGAGATCCCGAGCGGGCCGGCGAGGAGAGCGACGAGGCCGAGGAGGCTGACCGTGATCGAGAACGGTGGGACCACGGTGCGGTCGTGGGGAGCGGCGAGAACGCGACCGACGGCGAGGCGGCGACCGCACGCTACAGCCCGTCGGGCCAACGAACCGCGGTGTCCGTTCCCGGAATCGCGAACACGGGACTCGACGACGTGTTTCGGGGGCTGACGGACGCGCTCGCCGAGCTTGCGGGGCGGCGGTGGGGGCCTGGCGACGACACGCCCGACGTCCGGCGCGCGCTCCGAGCGAGCGTCGGGACCGGTGGAACGGTCGTCGACGTGCCGGAGCGCGAGCACCGCCGGACCGACGTGCGGGCGTGTCTCCTCGTCGACGTGAGCCGGTCGGTGCTCGACGTACTCGATCGTTCGTTCCTGATCGGATTTCTCCGACGAGCCACGGCGGAGTGGCGCGACGTCCGCGTGTTCTTCTTCGACGAGGACCTCCGGGAGGTCACAGACGCGTTCGACGCGCGGAGCTCGCAAGCGGCGCTCGACGCGCTCGACCGCGCCGAAACCGAGTGGGGTGGCGGAACCAGAATCGGCGCGTCGCTTGCACAGCTCCGCACGGATTCCCCTGAAGCCGTCTCGCGCGAGTCGGCGGTGTTCGTGCTCAGCGACGGCCTCGAAACCGACGACGTCGACGTGCTCGAACGCGAGGCGGCGCGGCTCTCGCGGCGCGCGGGCGCGGTGTTCTGGTGCAACCCGCTCGCGGCCTCCGTCGAGTACGAGCCGACCGCCCGCGGGATGGCCGCCGCGCTGCCGTACGTCGACGGGCTGTTCGCCTTCAGCGGTCCCGCGGACCTCGCCGAGATGGCGCGCCAGCTCGATCGTCGAGGTCAGCACGGTCGGATCGGGTACGAGTACGACCCGCGACGGATCGGCACCAACCACCAACCGACGACACATCCCACATCATGA
- a CDS encoding AAA family ATPase: protein MTDDRTATFADATEADVRAAFDAEHYVAGDEISTTVSLALRLGKPLLVEGEPGAGKTELAKVLAGGFDADLIRLQCYEGLTAESALYEWNYTKQLLTVQAASGRGTTGPETADSGVEGDGASSVGSGGNDTGQASESVFAEEYLLERPLLRALRGDGPRVLLIDEVDRADEAFEALLLEVLSDFQVSVPELGTVRAETPPVVVITSNRTRGLSDALKRRCLYLHVAPPSIEKERAILERKVPELDGRVAAELCGAAGRLREEPLLKPPGAAETIDWARAVAALRDDGSEGSLDRDEIEHTLGCLLKEVEDIERVDDDLLATLLDAADTARAEAD, encoded by the coding sequence ATGACCGACGATCGCACCGCCACGTTCGCCGACGCGACCGAGGCGGACGTCCGGGCGGCCTTCGACGCGGAGCACTACGTCGCGGGCGACGAGATCAGTACGACGGTGTCGCTCGCGCTCCGACTCGGCAAGCCGCTGCTGGTGGAGGGCGAACCGGGGGCCGGGAAGACCGAACTCGCGAAGGTGCTGGCCGGCGGGTTCGACGCCGACCTGATCCGACTCCAGTGTTACGAGGGGCTGACGGCCGAGAGCGCGCTCTACGAGTGGAACTACACGAAACAGCTGCTAACTGTGCAGGCCGCCAGCGGCCGTGGAACCACCGGCCCCGAGACCGCCGATTCCGGAGTCGAGGGCGATGGAGCCAGCAGCGTCGGCTCGGGCGGGAACGACACAGGCCAAGCGAGCGAGTCGGTGTTCGCCGAGGAGTACCTGCTGGAGCGGCCGCTGTTGCGCGCGCTCCGCGGCGACGGGCCACGAGTGCTCCTGATCGACGAGGTCGATCGGGCCGACGAGGCGTTCGAGGCGCTCCTGCTCGAAGTGCTCTCGGACTTTCAGGTGAGCGTTCCCGAACTCGGGACCGTGCGGGCGGAAACGCCGCCGGTCGTGGTCATCACCTCGAACCGGACGCGGGGGCTCTCGGACGCGCTCAAGCGCCGGTGTCTGTACCTCCACGTCGCGCCGCCCTCGATCGAAAAGGAGCGCGCGATCCTCGAACGCAAAGTGCCGGAGCTCGACGGGAGGGTGGCCGCCGAACTGTGCGGGGCGGCGGGTCGGCTCCGCGAGGAACCGCTGTTGAAGCCGCCTGGCGCGGCCGAAACCATCGACTGGGCGCGAGCGGTCGCCGCGCTCCGGGACGACGGGAGTGAGGGGTCGCTCGACCGTGACGAGATCGAGCACACGCTCGGCTGTCTCCTGAAGGAGGTCGAGGACATCGAACGCGTCGACGACGATCTGCTCGCGACGCTGCTCGACGCCGCCGACACGGCTCGGGCGGAGGCCGACTGA
- a CDS encoding FAD binding domain-containing protein: MYPDEFDYYEAGSVGEALDLLDEHSDAETELLAGGHSLLPAMKTGLSSPDVLIDISGIDAMHGIEVDGDTLSIGAMTRYSDLVESDTVAEHAPALAEAVRQVGDVQVRNRGTIGGNLAHADPAADLPGAALASDATLVAEGSDGERSIPADDFFFGMYTTDVGPDELLTRVEIPSADGGVGAYAKKPSPSSGYAMVGVAALIESDGGTVTSARIGANGVMDHGVRLGPVEDQLAGGSLDADAIATAASHAGDDLDTDMMMSDLQASNEFRAQLLEVYTERALTAAMDRTGGSAAAD; the protein is encoded by the coding sequence ATGTACCCCGACGAGTTCGACTACTACGAAGCCGGAAGCGTCGGGGAGGCGCTCGACCTGCTCGATGAACATTCGGATGCAGAGACCGAGCTACTCGCCGGCGGGCACAGCCTGCTGCCGGCGATGAAGACGGGATTGTCGAGTCCCGACGTCCTGATCGACATCAGCGGCATCGACGCGATGCACGGCATCGAGGTCGACGGGGACACCCTCTCGATCGGTGCGATGACCCGATACAGCGATCTCGTCGAGTCCGACACGGTGGCCGAACACGCGCCCGCGCTCGCTGAAGCCGTTCGTCAGGTGGGTGACGTGCAGGTTCGTAACCGGGGAACGATCGGTGGGAACCTCGCTCACGCCGACCCGGCGGCGGACCTGCCGGGTGCGGCGCTCGCCTCGGACGCAACTCTCGTCGCCGAAGGCTCGGATGGAGAGCGCTCGATCCCGGCTGACGACTTCTTCTTCGGGATGTACACCACCGACGTCGGACCCGACGAACTCCTCACGCGGGTGGAGATCCCGTCGGCCGACGGCGGGGTCGGCGCGTACGCGAAGAAGCCGAGCCCCTCGTCGGGCTACGCGATGGTCGGCGTCGCGGCGCTGATAGAGTCCGACGGCGGCACCGTCACGTCCGCCCGCATCGGCGCGAACGGCGTGATGGATCACGGCGTGCGGCTCGGTCCCGTCGAGGACCAGCTCGCGGGTGGCTCGCTCGACGCCGACGCGATCGCGACGGCCGCGAGTCACGCCGGCGACGATCTCGATACGGACATGATGATGTCGGACCTCCAGGCGTCGAACGAGTTCCGCGCTCAGCTCCTCGAAGTGTACACCGAGCGGGCGCTGACCGCAGCGATGGATCGCACTGGCGGGTCCGCGGCGGCCGACTGA
- a CDS encoding xanthine dehydrogenase family protein molybdopterin-binding subunit produces MGIETIESDELDVESVLGSAVERREDPSLITGEAEYTDDIQRPNMAHMSVLRSQYGHAEIGSVDTSDAEAIEGVIGVYTADDLDVPGEVPVGWLLDSLETPVHPLLAGETARYQGDGIAVVVAEERYIASDAADAIDVDYERRDAVTDPKEAVDDGAPVVHDDLDDNTAFDWEIGDADETDDAFANAAHTAEVDLTNQRLIPNAMEPRATVAEYKPGTEELEVHMTSQNPHLHRQLMSGVLDVPEHKIHIVAPDVGGGFGSKIHHYPDEALASWCAMETGRPVKWTATRTETYLTDAHGRDHETHGELAMDEEGTITGMRVKTYAGMGAYLSTFAPAVPTYLYGTLLSGQYDIPAIHCNVVGAFTNGAPVDAYRGAGRPEALYVVERLITLGAREMGMDPAEFRRQNFVPDDDFPHQTPVAVEYDSGNYEPALDKALEAVGYDELRERQEELRDEGRYLGIGFSSYIEACGLAPSELAGQLGAQAGLWESGLVRVHPTGKVTAFCGTSGHGQGHETTYAQIVSDELGIPYDDIEIVEGDTDEIPQGMGTYGSRSAAVGGSALATSSQKVVEKAKKIAAHHLEAGEEDVEFANGEFSVAGAPERSMHIQDVAQQSYLAHDMPDGIEPGLEETSFYDPDNFVFPFGTHIAVVEVDPDSGEIEFENYVAVDDVGPQINPKIVEGQVHGGVAQGIGQALYEGAEYDDNAQLVTGSMQDYTVPKAEHIPEMETDSTVTPSPHNPLGVKGVGEAGTIAAPQAVVNAVTDALQPFGVDHIDMPLTSETVWRAVNDGAAAGEDGAGGEAVADGGEQGESSGGED; encoded by the coding sequence ATGGGTATCGAAACGATCGAATCCGACGAACTCGACGTGGAGTCGGTGCTCGGCTCGGCGGTCGAGCGCCGCGAGGACCCCTCGCTCATCACGGGCGAGGCCGAGTACACCGACGACATCCAGCGGCCGAACATGGCTCACATGAGTGTGCTCCGGAGCCAGTACGGCCACGCCGAAATCGGCAGCGTCGACACCAGCGACGCCGAGGCGATCGAGGGCGTGATCGGCGTCTACACCGCCGACGACCTCGACGTTCCTGGCGAGGTGCCGGTCGGCTGGCTGCTCGACAGTCTGGAGACGCCGGTCCACCCGCTGCTGGCGGGCGAAACGGCGCGGTATCAGGGCGACGGGATCGCCGTGGTCGTCGCCGAGGAGCGCTACATCGCCAGCGATGCGGCCGACGCCATCGACGTGGACTACGAGCGCCGCGACGCGGTCACCGACCCGAAGGAAGCCGTCGACGACGGCGCGCCCGTGGTCCACGACGATCTCGACGACAACACCGCCTTCGACTGGGAGATCGGGGACGCGGATGAAACGGACGACGCCTTCGCGAACGCGGCCCACACCGCCGAGGTCGATCTGACGAACCAGCGGTTGATCCCGAACGCGATGGAGCCGCGGGCGACGGTGGCGGAGTACAAGCCCGGTACCGAAGAACTGGAGGTCCACATGACCTCCCAGAACCCCCATCTCCATCGGCAGTTGATGTCGGGCGTGCTCGACGTTCCCGAGCACAAGATCCACATCGTCGCGCCCGACGTGGGCGGCGGGTTCGGCTCGAAGATCCACCACTACCCGGACGAGGCGCTTGCGTCGTGGTGTGCGATGGAGACCGGACGACCAGTCAAATGGACCGCCACGCGCACCGAGACCTACCTCACCGACGCCCACGGCCGGGATCACGAGACCCACGGCGAACTCGCGATGGACGAGGAGGGGACGATCACCGGGATGCGCGTGAAGACCTACGCGGGAATGGGCGCGTACCTCTCGACGTTCGCACCCGCCGTGCCAACGTATCTCTACGGGACGCTGCTCTCGGGGCAGTACGACATTCCCGCCATCCACTGCAACGTGGTCGGCGCGTTCACCAACGGCGCACCCGTGGATGCGTACCGGGGTGCCGGTCGTCCCGAAGCGCTGTACGTCGTCGAGCGGCTGATAACCCTCGGCGCGCGCGAGATGGGGATGGACCCCGCGGAGTTCAGACGCCAGAACTTCGTCCCCGACGACGACTTCCCCCATCAGACGCCGGTGGCGGTGGAGTACGACAGCGGGAACTACGAGCCCGCACTCGACAAGGCGCTCGAAGCTGTGGGCTACGACGAACTCAGAGAGCGACAGGAGGAACTCCGCGACGAGGGCCGGTATCTCGGTATCGGGTTCTCCTCGTACATCGAGGCGTGCGGCCTCGCACCCTCGGAACTCGCCGGCCAGCTCGGCGCGCAGGCCGGTCTCTGGGAGTCGGGGCTCGTACGAGTCCATCCCACCGGGAAGGTCACGGCGTTCTGTGGCACTTCTGGCCACGGCCAGGGCCACGAGACCACCTACGCCCAGATCGTCTCGGACGAGCTCGGGATCCCCTACGACGACATCGAGATCGTCGAGGGCGACACCGACGAGATCCCCCAGGGAATGGGAACCTACGGCTCGCGGTCGGCGGCGGTCGGCGGATCGGCGCTCGCGACGAGTTCGCAGAAGGTGGTCGAGAAGGCGAAGAAGATCGCGGCCCACCACCTCGAAGCGGGCGAGGAGGACGTGGAGTTCGCAAACGGCGAGTTCTCGGTCGCGGGCGCACCGGAACGTTCGATGCACATCCAGGACGTCGCCCAGCAGTCCTATCTCGCCCACGACATGCCCGACGGGATCGAACCGGGGCTGGAGGAGACCTCCTTCTACGATCCCGACAACTTCGTGTTCCCCTTTGGTACTCACATCGCGGTCGTGGAGGTCGATCCCGACTCCGGCGAGATCGAGTTCGAGAACTACGTGGCCGTCGACGACGTCGGCCCACAGATCAACCCGAAGATCGTCGAAGGCCAGGTCCACGGCGGCGTCGCCCAGGGGATCGGCCAGGCGCTCTACGAAGGGGCCGAGTACGACGACAACGCCCAGCTCGTGACGGGATCGATGCAGGACTACACCGTGCCGAAGGCTGAACACATCCCCGAGATGGAGACCGACAGCACGGTGACTCCTTCGCCGCACAACCCGCTCGGCGTGAAGGGCGTCGGCGAGGCGGGGACCATCGCGGCCCCCCAGGCCGTCGTCAACGCGGTCACGGACGCGCTTCAACCATTTGGGGTCGACCACATCGACATGCCCCTCACGAGCGAGACGGTCTGGCGGGCGGTGAATGATGGCGCTGCGGCCGGAGAGGACGGGGCTGGTGGCGAGGCGGTTGCAGATGGTGGAGAGCAGGGCGAGTCGTCCGGAGGTGAGGACTGA
- a CDS encoding (2Fe-2S)-binding protein has product MTEHDIEVTVNGTAHELTVDSRTLLVHALRDELGYTGTNVGCESSTCGACTVHLDGDAVKSCTLLAVQADGAEIGTVEGLAEDGTYAPIQEGFQKEHGLQCGYCTPGMMLAANDLLDRNADPDEAEIREAIEGNLCRCTGYQNIVNAVEFAADEMGAEAATDGGEDVTGASAADGGGDD; this is encoded by the coding sequence ATGACAGAACACGATATCGAGGTGACGGTCAACGGCACAGCACACGAACTCACGGTCGATTCCCGGACGCTGCTGGTCCACGCTCTGCGCGACGAGTTGGGCTATACCGGGACGAACGTCGGGTGTGAAAGCTCGACCTGTGGGGCCTGTACCGTTCATCTGGACGGTGACGCGGTGAAGTCCTGTACGCTGCTCGCCGTGCAGGCCGACGGCGCGGAGATCGGGACGGTCGAGGGGCTCGCCGAGGACGGCACCTACGCCCCGATCCAGGAGGGATTCCAGAAGGAACACGGCCTCCAGTGTGGGTACTGCACCCCCGGGATGATGCTCGCCGCGAACGACCTCCTCGATCGGAACGCCGACCCAGACGAGGCGGAGATCCGCGAGGCGATCGAGGGCAACCTCTGTCGGTGTACCGGCTATCAGAACATCGTGAACGCGGTCGAGTTCGCCGCCGACGAGATGGGTGCAGAGGCAGCGACCGACGGTGGCGAGGACGTGACGGGAGCGTCGGCCGCGGACGGCGGAGGTGACGACTGA
- a CDS encoding CoxG family protein, with protein MEFSGTFELEDTTTEEVWLALSDPVMIESALPGCEFLVRVDDGDVDFDALREEHADRDVEPTSDPEVIAERAFEEGGRYAAVMQISIGPVNPTFETVVTIDHREQPAMEASGEGSAGDSSFEMTSGMELSEVDDGVGVEWETEADVFGRIASMGQRVINPAANQVVKRFFSSVQEEIREREIAEDGEVEAAEPAEESDDDRGIVDRILGRSEGS; from the coding sequence ATGGAATTCAGTGGGACGTTCGAACTCGAGGACACGACCACCGAGGAGGTGTGGCTCGCACTCTCGGATCCGGTGATGATCGAGAGCGCGCTTCCCGGATGTGAGTTTCTCGTCCGGGTCGACGACGGCGACGTCGATTTCGACGCGCTCCGCGAGGAGCACGCCGATCGGGACGTCGAACCGACCTCGGACCCGGAAGTCATCGCCGAACGGGCGTTCGAGGAGGGAGGACGCTACGCCGCCGTCATGCAGATCAGCATTGGACCGGTGAATCCGACGTTCGAGACGGTCGTGACGATCGATCACCGCGAACAGCCCGCAATGGAGGCCTCGGGCGAGGGCTCGGCCGGTGATAGCTCGTTCGAGATGACTTCGGGGATGGAACTCTCCGAAGTCGACGACGGCGTCGGGGTGGAGTGGGAGACCGAGGCCGACGTGTTTGGCCGGATCGCCTCGATGGGCCAGCGGGTCATCAACCCAGCGGCGAATCAGGTCGTGAAACGATTCTTCTCGTCGGTTCAAGAAGAGATCCGTGAGCGCGAAATCGCCGAAGACGGCGAGGTCGAAGCGGCAGAGCCGGCCGAGGAGTCCGACGACGACCGCGGCATCGTCGATCGCATTCTCGGTCGGTCGGAGGGCAGTTAA
- a CDS encoding molybdopterin molybdotransferase MoeA gives MSDRKLVLRSVAVERITEARSTALADVATVSVELDAIAGRVLAEDVHAPRDVPPHDYATMDGYAAVADDDPPLAVVGEVAPEDEPPEIDPETAVRIATGAPLPSRADAVLKREDATVADGQLTTWDLATGTNVHCRGTTAEADERLFAAGDRLAPRHAALCRDVGIDTLPVRERFTVGIVATGTEIHEGRQPDRDSEFLANLVRSWGHVPADLRTVPDDPAAVRETIEDVTANHDIVLTTGGTSVGTADHVSSALAEHDPLFAGVRLRPGRPVTAAVVDGIPVVALPGKPIAAHTAAVLVARPLFTGESDLPTVTATPEHHVEIPDVDREYAVPVVVTDGRATALGHVDSSLSLYDERFRPGLVAASTRTTLADGFVLTETALEPDESVEVVPYPVVE, from the coding sequence ATGTCCGACCGCAAGCTGGTCCTCCGCTCGGTGGCGGTCGAACGGATCACCGAGGCCCGATCGACAGCGCTCGCCGACGTCGCCACGGTGTCCGTCGAACTGGATGCGATCGCCGGGCGAGTGCTCGCCGAGGACGTCCACGCTCCTCGCGACGTCCCGCCGCACGACTACGCCACGATGGATGGCTACGCCGCTGTGGCCGACGACGACCCGCCGCTCGCCGTCGTCGGCGAAGTCGCACCCGAGGACGAGCCACCGGAGATCGATCCTGAAACGGCGGTGCGGATCGCCACGGGTGCGCCGCTGCCGTCGCGGGCCGACGCAGTGTTGAAACGCGAGGACGCAACCGTCGCGGACGGGCAGCTCACGACCTGGGATCTCGCCACCGGAACGAACGTCCACTGTCGAGGCACCACCGCCGAAGCGGACGAGCGGCTGTTCGCCGCGGGCGATCGACTCGCGCCGCGACACGCGGCGCTCTGCCGTGACGTCGGTATCGACACCCTTCCGGTCCGCGAGCGATTTACGGTCGGCATCGTCGCGACCGGGACCGAGATTCACGAGGGCCGCCAACCCGACCGCGACTCCGAATTTCTCGCCAACCTCGTTCGATCGTGGGGGCACGTCCCGGCGGACCTCCGAACCGTGCCCGACGATCCCGCCGCGGTTCGAGAGACGATCGAGGACGTGACCGCGAATCACGATATTGTCCTCACGACTGGCGGGACGAGCGTCGGAACGGCAGATCACGTTTCGAGTGCCCTCGCCGAGCACGACCCACTGTTCGCCGGCGTTCGCCTCCGGCCCGGTCGCCCTGTGACGGCCGCTGTGGTAGATGGCATTCCCGTCGTCGCACTTCCTGGAAAGCCGATCGCAGCTCACACCGCTGCCGTGCTCGTCGCCCGTCCGCTGTTCACTGGCGAATCTGATCTACCGACTGTGACGGCTACCCCCGAACACCACGTTGAGATACCCGACGTCGACCGAGAGTACGCGGTCCCGGTCGTCGTGACGGACGGCCGAGCGACGGCGCTCGGCCACGTCGATTCGTCGCTCTCGCTCTACGACGAGCGGTTCAGGCCGGGCCTCGTCGCGGCGAGCACCCGGACGACGCTCGCCGACGGATTCGTTCTTACCGAAACCGCACTCGAACCTGACGAGTCGGTCGAGGTGGTTCCGTACCCAGTCGTCGAGTGA
- a CDS encoding GrpB family protein, producing the protein MVNPNDDPIKLTPSRYETWRRLFQDERERVIDAISTTDLGEHVERIEHVGSTAVPELPAKDIVDVDIVVADNAVATVSETLETKLGGTRLENTDSWYPLFRTHDGQRFNDHVFAASGRKWKISVVTRAVLCSRPELRREYEQLKRELAHDHDDLTAYSRGKTAFVERVLCVGRDADDLEFDFTVPIDQSAEQA; encoded by the coding sequence ATGGTCAACCCAAACGACGACCCGATCAAGCTAACGCCCTCGCGTTACGAAACGTGGCGAAGACTGTTCCAAGACGAACGTGAGCGAGTGATCGATGCAATCAGTACCACCGATCTCGGTGAGCACGTCGAACGCATCGAACACGTCGGTTCGACCGCCGTCCCGGAGCTACCGGCGAAGGACATCGTCGATGTCGACATCGTTGTCGCAGACAATGCCGTAGCCACCGTCTCGGAAACGCTCGAAACGAAACTGGGCGGCACTCGCCTCGAAAACACCGATAGCTGGTATCCGCTTTTCCGTACTCACGACGGCCAGCGGTTCAACGATCACGTCTTTGCAGCGTCGGGTCGCAAGTGGAAGATCAGCGTTGTCACTCGCGCGGTACTGTGCAGTCGTCCCGAACTGCGCCGAGAGTACGAACAGTTGAAACGAGAACTGGCTCACGACCACGACGACCTGACGGCGTACTCACGGGGCAAGACCGCGTTCGTCGAGCGAGTGCTCTGCGTCGGACGGGACGCCGACGACCTGGAGTTCGATTTCACAGTGCCTATCGACCAATCGGCAGAACAGGCGTAG
- the rpsB gene encoding 30S ribosomal protein S2 yields MSNNEEGLDAAERDIEEEPTGEAGANPAEDPATDVRDESTEGTTDADEAEGDADEEIEDGPAFDEDVMADDEADLLIPVEDYLGAGVHIGTQQKTDEMERFIHRVRTDGLYVLDVGRTDERIRTAADFLANYDPEGILVASSRQYGRFPAEKLADALGARARTGRFIPGTLTNPDYDGYIEPDVLVVTDPIGDAQAVTEAITVGIPVVAMCDSNNSTSNVDLAIPTNNKGRRALSVVYWLLANETLDRRGADTMYELDDFEEGI; encoded by the coding sequence ATGAGCAACAACGAAGAGGGTCTCGACGCGGCCGAACGCGACATCGAGGAGGAACCGACCGGCGAAGCCGGCGCGAACCCCGCAGAGGACCCCGCAACCGACGTCAGAGACGAATCGACCGAGGGTACGACCGACGCCGACGAGGCCGAGGGTGACGCCGACGAGGAAATCGAGGACGGGCCGGCGTTCGACGAGGACGTGATGGCCGACGACGAGGCCGACCTCCTCATCCCCGTCGAGGACTACCTCGGCGCGGGCGTCCACATCGGCACCCAGCAGAAGACCGACGAGATGGAGCGGTTCATCCACCGTGTCCGGACCGACGGCCTCTACGTACTTGACGTGGGCCGAACCGACGAGCGCATTCGCACTGCGGCCGACTTCCTCGCGAACTACGACCCCGAGGGGATCCTCGTGGCCTCCTCGCGCCAGTACGGCCGGTTCCCGGCGGAAAAGCTCGCCGACGCCCTCGGCGCGCGCGCCCGGACGGGGCGGTTCATCCCCGGGACGCTCACCAACCCCGACTACGACGGGTACATCGAACCCGACGTGCTCGTGGTGACGGACCCGATCGGCGACGCCCAAGCCGTCACGGAGGCCATTACAGTCGGAATCCCGGTGGTCGCGATGTGCGACTCGAACAACTCCACGAGCAACGTGGACCTCGCGATCCCGACGAACAACAAGGGCCGCCGGGCGCTGTCGGTGGTCTACTGGCTGCTCGCGAACGAGACGCTCGACCGCCGTGGCGCGGACACGATGTACGAACTCGACGACTTCGAAGAGGGCATCTGA